In Cupriavidus taiwanensis, the following are encoded in one genomic region:
- the mltG gene encoding endolytic transglycosylase MltG: MKRLFLSLGLAVLVFALAAAGAFAWWANHPVSLAKSPVEVVIKPNSGVASVGRQIQRGGVGMDPRLFVLLARLTGRGADLKAGGYAFETGATPLSILGKVARGEVTHYVVTVIEGWEFRKMRAAVNASPALRHDTRGMSDAELMQAIGAAETSPEGLFFPDTYLFARGSSDIELYRHAYRAMQRRLNEAWNARSPGLPYKTPYEALVMASIVEKETGQAAERPMIAAVFINRLKKNMLLQTDPTVIYGLGEAFDGDLRKRDLQADTPYNTYTRTGLPPTPIALPGLASLAAATTPAPSDALYFVARGDGSSHFSNSLPEHNRAVDKYQRGK, encoded by the coding sequence ATGAAACGTTTATTCCTCAGCCTCGGGCTTGCCGTGCTGGTGTTCGCGCTGGCGGCCGCGGGTGCGTTCGCGTGGTGGGCCAATCACCCGGTGTCGCTGGCCAAGTCGCCGGTGGAAGTGGTGATCAAGCCCAATTCCGGCGTGGCCAGCGTCGGCCGCCAGATCCAGCGGGGCGGCGTGGGCATGGACCCGCGGCTGTTCGTGCTGCTGGCGCGGCTGACCGGCCGTGGCGCCGACCTGAAGGCCGGCGGCTATGCCTTCGAAACCGGCGCCACGCCGCTGTCTATCCTTGGCAAGGTGGCTCGCGGCGAGGTCACGCACTATGTGGTCACGGTGATCGAGGGCTGGGAATTCCGCAAGATGCGCGCCGCGGTCAATGCCAGCCCGGCGCTGCGCCACGACACCCGCGGCATGTCCGACGCTGAGCTGATGCAAGCCATCGGCGCGGCCGAGACTTCGCCCGAAGGGCTGTTCTTTCCCGATACCTACCTGTTCGCGCGCGGCAGCAGCGATATCGAGCTGTACAGGCACGCCTACCGCGCCATGCAGCGCCGCCTGAACGAAGCCTGGAACGCGCGCTCGCCCGGCCTGCCGTACAAGACCCCGTACGAGGCGCTGGTGATGGCGTCGATCGTCGAGAAGGAAACCGGCCAGGCCGCCGAGCGCCCGATGATCGCCGCGGTGTTCATCAACCGGCTGAAGAAGAACATGCTGCTGCAGACCGACCCGACCGTGATCTACGGCCTGGGCGAGGCCTTCGACGGCGACCTGCGCAAGCGCGACCTGCAGGCCGACACCCCGTACAATACCTACACCCGCACCGGCCTGCCGCCCACGCCCATCGCGCTGCCGGGGCTGGCCTCGCTGGCGGCGGCGACCACGCCGGCGCCGTCCGACGCGCTGTACTTCGTCGCCCGCGGCGACGGCAGCAGCCATTTCTCCAACTCGCTACCCGAACACAACCGCGCGGTCGACAAGTACCAGCGCGGCAAATAG
- the tmk gene encoding dTMP kinase: MRGKFITFEGIDGAGKSTHIDWVADRLRARADIAGVVTTREPGGTSLGEDLRQILLHRKMHLETEALLMFAARREHIAEVIAPALERGKWVISDRFTDATFAYQGGGRGLATGRLEVLESWVQGGLQPDLTLLFDVPLETASARLANARTPDKFEAESRAFFQRTRDEYLRRAAQSPQRFRVIDATRSIADIRDELEKILTTI; the protein is encoded by the coding sequence ATGCGCGGAAAATTCATTACCTTCGAGGGCATCGACGGCGCCGGCAAGAGCACCCATATCGACTGGGTGGCCGACCGCCTGCGCGCGCGCGCCGACATCGCCGGTGTCGTCACCACGCGCGAGCCCGGCGGCACGTCGCTGGGCGAAGACCTGCGCCAGATCCTGCTGCACCGCAAGATGCACCTGGAAACCGAGGCGCTGCTGATGTTCGCGGCGCGGCGCGAGCATATCGCCGAAGTCATCGCGCCGGCGCTGGAGCGCGGCAAGTGGGTCATTTCCGACCGCTTTACCGATGCCACCTTCGCCTACCAGGGCGGCGGCAGGGGGCTGGCCACCGGCCGGCTGGAAGTGCTGGAAAGCTGGGTCCAAGGCGGCCTGCAGCCGGACCTGACGCTGTTGTTCGACGTGCCGCTGGAAACCGCCAGCGCGCGCCTGGCGAATGCGCGCACGCCCGACAAGTTCGAGGCCGAGTCACGCGCCTTCTTCCAGCGCACCCGCGACGAATACCTGCGCCGCGCGGCGCAGTCGCCGCAGCGCTTCCGCGTCATCGACGCCACGCGCAGCATTGCCGATATTCGCGACGAACTTGAGAAGATCCTCACAACTATTTGA
- a CDS encoding DNA polymerase III subunit delta' has product MLYPWQNEDWQRLGALRGRLPHALLIHGQQGIGKRDLALHFAQGLLCEAPLADGQPCGQCAACHWFSQGNHPDFTVVRPEALDASAEAETDEGGKKKAPSKIIRMEQVRALIEAVGVGTHRAGLRVVVVYPLDALQTEGANALLKTLEEPPPSTVFLLVTDRLDRILPTILSRCRQFSAQRPTPEAALAWLRGQGVADAEAQLALAGGSPLTALHAAEAEEQPLQRWLVGQLGAAAAFDAAAAAEQLQKLPVPAVLGILQRWTYDLLALRLDGGAAPRYFPRERAALARCAGATDAHGLQAFAARLNAHRRSENHPLAARLVMEAVFLEYRQLFR; this is encoded by the coding sequence ATGCTATATCCCTGGCAGAACGAAGACTGGCAACGGCTTGGCGCGCTGCGCGGGCGGCTGCCGCATGCCTTGCTGATCCACGGACAGCAGGGCATCGGCAAGCGCGACCTGGCGCTGCATTTCGCCCAGGGGCTGCTGTGCGAGGCGCCGCTGGCGGACGGCCAGCCCTGCGGCCAGTGCGCCGCCTGCCACTGGTTCAGCCAGGGCAACCACCCGGACTTCACCGTGGTGCGGCCCGAGGCCCTCGACGCCTCGGCCGAGGCGGAAACCGACGAAGGCGGCAAGAAGAAGGCGCCCAGCAAGATCATCCGCATGGAGCAGGTGCGCGCGCTGATCGAGGCCGTGGGCGTGGGCACGCACCGGGCCGGGCTGCGCGTGGTGGTGGTGTATCCGCTCGATGCGCTGCAGACCGAGGGCGCCAATGCCTTGCTGAAGACGCTGGAAGAACCGCCACCTTCCACCGTGTTCCTGCTGGTCACCGACCGGCTGGACCGCATCCTGCCCACCATCCTGTCGCGCTGCCGCCAGTTTTCGGCGCAGCGCCCGACGCCCGAGGCCGCGCTGGCGTGGCTGCGCGGGCAGGGCGTGGCCGATGCCGAGGCCCAGCTGGCGCTGGCCGGCGGCTCGCCGCTGACCGCGCTGCATGCCGCCGAGGCCGAGGAGCAGCCGCTGCAGCGCTGGCTGGTCGGCCAGCTCGGCGCCGCGGCCGCCTTCGACGCCGCCGCGGCGGCCGAGCAACTGCAGAAGCTGCCGGTGCCCGCCGTGCTTGGCATCCTGCAGCGCTGGACGTACGATCTGCTGGCGCTGCGCCTGGACGGCGGCGCCGCGCCGCGCTACTTCCCCAGGGAACGCGCCGCGCTGGCGCGCTGCGCCGGCGCCACCGATGCGCACGGCCTGCAGGCGTTTGCCGCGCGCCTGAATGCACACCGCCGCAGCGAGAACCATCCGCTGGCGGCCAGGCTGGTGATGGAAGCCGTATTTCTGGAGTACCGGCAGCTGTTCCGCTAG
- a CDS encoding PilZ domain-containing protein, translating to MNTAVAGPAPAEAGGFGNGSGNAAGSGSGSGSGSGAASRPNVLSLSIKDQAGLYAAYMPFLARGGIFVPSNRPFRLGEQVFLVLSLLDRPQKYQIAGHVAWITPAGTPMKTPGIGVHLPDDDNGRNLRRAVEEILGKTLESGRPTQTL from the coding sequence ATGAACACGGCAGTCGCCGGCCCTGCGCCGGCCGAGGCGGGGGGATTTGGCAACGGATCGGGCAACGCAGCGGGCAGCGGATCGGGCAGCGGATCGGGCAGCGGCGCCGCATCGCGCCCCAATGTGCTGTCGCTGTCGATCAAGGACCAGGCCGGGCTGTACGCGGCCTATATGCCGTTCCTGGCGCGCGGCGGCATCTTCGTGCCGTCGAACCGCCCGTTCCGGCTGGGCGAGCAGGTGTTCCTGGTCTTGTCGCTGCTGGACCGGCCGCAGAAGTACCAGATCGCCGGCCACGTGGCCTGGATTACCCCCGCGGGCACGCCGATGAAGACCCCCGGCATCGGCGTGCACCTGCCCGACGACGATAACGGACGCAACCTGCGCCGCGCGGTGGAGGAAATCCTGGGCAAGACGCTGGAGTCGGGGCGCCCCACCCAAACCTTATGA
- a CDS encoding GNAT family N-acetyltransferase: MNFSLRIAEPRDLPGIVAIYNSTVPSRMVTADTEPVTVASRQAWFDAHQPGRRPLWVCEDADGSMAGWMSFSDFYGRPAYGATAEVSIYLDQRSRGQGLGRYLLQQAIEHAPRVGVNTLLGFIFGHNAPSLGLFAALGFTRWGDLPRVAVLDGVERDLIIVGRRVDPA; encoded by the coding sequence ATGAATTTCTCGCTACGTATTGCCGAGCCCCGCGACCTGCCGGGCATCGTCGCCATCTACAACAGCACCGTGCCGTCGCGCATGGTCACGGCCGACACCGAGCCGGTCACCGTGGCCTCGCGCCAGGCCTGGTTCGACGCCCACCAGCCCGGGCGCCGTCCGCTGTGGGTGTGCGAGGACGCCGACGGCAGCATGGCCGGCTGGATGAGCTTTTCTGATTTTTACGGGCGTCCGGCCTATGGCGCCACCGCCGAGGTATCGATCTACCTGGACCAACGCAGCCGCGGCCAGGGGCTGGGGCGCTACCTGCTGCAGCAGGCCATCGAGCACGCGCCCCGGGTCGGCGTGAACACGCTGCTCGGCTTTATCTTCGGCCACAACGCGCCCAGCCTGGGCCTGTTCGCGGCGCTGGGCTTCACGCGCTGGGGCGACCTGCCGCGCGTCGCCGTGCTCGATGGCGTCGAGCGCGACCTGATCATCGTCGGCCGCCGCGTCGACCCCGCTTGA
- a CDS encoding TatD family hydrolase has protein sequence MFVDSHCHIDFPELAARLPELLDNMRANQVTHALCISVTLEDFPRVLALAEQHPNLYASVGVHPDYEEGEDPTLERLVALSAHPRVVGTGETGLDYYRLNGRSIADMEWQRERFRTHIRSARQTGKPLIIHTRSSADDTLRLMREENAGEAGGVMHCFTETWDVARQALDQGFHISFSGIVTFKSAADLQETARKVPLERMLIETDSPYLAPVPYRGKTNEPAWVRHVGEFIAQLRGVPVEQVAEQTTENFFNLFKHIDRKSHV, from the coding sequence ATGTTTGTCGATTCCCACTGCCATATCGATTTCCCCGAACTGGCCGCGCGCCTGCCGGAGCTGCTGGACAATATGCGCGCCAACCAGGTCACGCATGCGCTGTGCATCTCGGTCACGCTGGAAGACTTCCCGCGCGTGCTGGCGCTGGCCGAGCAGCATCCCAACCTGTACGCGTCGGTCGGCGTTCATCCTGACTACGAAGAGGGCGAAGACCCGACGCTGGAGCGGCTGGTGGCGCTGTCCGCGCACCCGCGCGTGGTCGGCACCGGCGAGACCGGGCTGGACTACTACCGGCTCAACGGCCGCAGCATCGCCGACATGGAGTGGCAGCGCGAACGCTTCCGCACCCATATCCGCTCCGCGCGCCAGACCGGCAAGCCGCTGATCATCCATACCCGCTCGTCCGCCGATGACACGCTGCGCCTGATGCGCGAGGAAAACGCCGGCGAAGCCGGCGGCGTGATGCACTGCTTCACCGAAACCTGGGACGTCGCCCGCCAGGCGCTGGACCAGGGCTTCCATATCTCGTTTTCCGGCATCGTCACCTTCAAGAGCGCGGCGGACCTGCAGGAAACCGCGCGCAAGGTGCCGCTGGAGCGCATGCTGATCGAGACCGATTCGCCCTACCTGGCGCCGGTGCCGTACCGCGGCAAGACCAACGAGCCGGCCTGGGTGCGCCATGTGGGCGAGTTCATCGCGCAGTTGCGCGGCGTGCCGGTGGAACAGGTCGCGGAACAGACGACGGAAAATTTCTTCAACCTATTCAAGCACATTGACAGGAAATCTCATGTTTGA
- a CDS encoding ankyrin repeat domain-containing protein encodes MFDMKFVRRAAGAVALAAAALAQAAPADDMRKAVEFDDANTVKKLLARGVDPNVVDSRGNPALVLALREKSLKAATVLIRAKDIDFDKANPAGETPLMMAALQGQLDMVKLMVDDMEAEINKTGWTPLHYAATNGHNDVVKYLVDHAAYIDAESPNGTTPLMMAARGGHIETVKLLLDEGADMRLKNQQGMTAIDFAERYNQAEIASGLKSRWQKLYPQAPIVPAPPLKPPVAEPGGQRPAAPQGKGW; translated from the coding sequence ATGTTTGACATGAAGTTTGTCCGCCGTGCCGCCGGCGCTGTCGCGCTGGCCGCCGCCGCCCTCGCGCAGGCCGCCCCGGCCGACGACATGCGCAAGGCGGTGGAATTCGACGACGCCAATACCGTCAAGAAGCTGCTGGCCAGGGGCGTCGACCCCAACGTGGTCGACAGCCGCGGCAACCCGGCGCTGGTGCTGGCGCTGCGCGAGAAATCGCTGAAGGCAGCCACGGTGCTGATCCGCGCAAAGGACATCGATTTCGACAAGGCCAACCCGGCCGGCGAAACCCCGCTGATGATGGCCGCGCTGCAGGGCCAGCTCGACATGGTCAAGCTGATGGTCGACGACATGGAGGCCGAGATCAACAAGACCGGCTGGACTCCGCTGCACTATGCCGCCACCAACGGCCACAACGACGTGGTCAAGTACCTGGTCGACCATGCCGCGTATATCGACGCCGAAAGCCCCAACGGCACCACGCCGCTGATGATGGCCGCGCGCGGCGGCCATATCGAGACCGTCAAGCTGCTGCTCGACGAAGGCGCCGACATGCGCCTGAAGAACCAGCAGGGCATGACCGCGATCGACTTTGCCGAGCGCTACAACCAGGCCGAGATCGCCAGCGGGCTCAAGTCGCGCTGGCAGAAGCTGTATCCGCAGGCCCCGATCGTGCCGGCGCCGCCGCTGAAGCCGCCCGTCGCCGAGCCCGGCGGCCAGCGCCCCGCGGCGCCGCAGGGCAAGGGCTGGTAA
- a CDS encoding YkvA family protein yields MAIGSRLRQWARALKGSLLTLWFCSRHPATPWAARLLGALVVAYAFSPIDLIPDFVPVLGYLDDVLLVPAGIWLTLRMIPAAVKDECRGRAEAWQAAHAQRPRHRAAAVVIVLVWVVLAWLAWRWLAPYWARR; encoded by the coding sequence ATGGCGATTGGCTCGCGCCTGCGCCAGTGGGCGCGCGCGCTCAAGGGCAGCCTGCTGACGCTGTGGTTCTGCAGCCGCCATCCCGCCACGCCGTGGGCGGCGCGGCTGCTGGGCGCGCTGGTGGTGGCCTACGCCTTCAGTCCGATCGACCTGATCCCGGATTTCGTTCCGGTGCTGGGCTATCTCGATGACGTGCTGCTGGTGCCGGCGGGCATCTGGCTGACGCTGCGGATGATTCCCGCCGCGGTGAAGGACGAATGCCGCGGCCGCGCCGAGGCCTGGCAGGCTGCCCATGCGCAGCGGCCGCGCCATCGCGCGGCCGCCGTGGTCATCGTGCTGGTGTGGGTGGTGCTGGCCTGGCTGGCGTGGCGCTGGCTGGCGCCGTACTGGGCCAGGCGCTAG
- the egtB gene encoding ergothioneine biosynthesis protein EgtB, which produces MTSALLPGAALHPSHEPALLSQYRHVRAATETLVADLSDADATVQSMDDASPAKWHLAHTTWFFEEFVLAARLPDYEPVDPAYRYLFNSYYEAVGARHPRPQRGLLTRPSLDEVLAYREAVDEAMLALLGSAQTDDEAALITLGLQHEQQHQELLLTDVLHLFAQNPLRPAFAPELNTPVIADPRPAPDWIGFDGGLVEIGHRGDAFAFDCEGPRHKVYLAPFTLCSHPVTNRQWFEFIEDGGYQSTGLWLSDGWRWVGEQGIQAPLYWEERDGTWWQMTLRGMHPVDPDSPVTHVSFYEADAFARWAERRLPTEAEWEHAASRLPATGNFVEGRALRPLPDRQSTAGVLRQMFGDVWEWTASAFLPYPGFRPNAGAVGEYNGKFMSGQMVLRGGSCVTPESHIRATYRNFFYPHQRWQFTGVRLADDA; this is translated from the coding sequence ATGACTTCAGCCCTGTTGCCAGGAGCCGCCCTCCATCCGTCGCACGAACCCGCCCTGCTTTCGCAGTACCGGCATGTACGCGCCGCCACCGAGACCCTGGTGGCCGACCTGTCCGATGCCGATGCCACCGTGCAGTCGATGGACGACGCCAGCCCGGCAAAATGGCACCTGGCGCACACCACGTGGTTCTTCGAGGAATTCGTGCTGGCCGCGCGCCTGCCGGACTACGAGCCGGTGGACCCGGCCTACCGCTACCTCTTCAACTCCTACTATGAAGCCGTCGGCGCACGCCATCCGCGGCCGCAGCGCGGGCTGCTGACGCGCCCGTCGCTGGACGAAGTGCTGGCCTACCGCGAGGCCGTCGACGAAGCCATGCTGGCGCTGCTGGGCAGCGCGCAGACCGATGACGAGGCCGCGCTGATCACGCTCGGCCTGCAGCATGAACAGCAGCACCAGGAACTGCTGCTGACCGACGTGCTGCACCTGTTCGCGCAGAACCCGCTGCGCCCCGCCTTCGCCCCGGAACTGAACACCCCCGTGATTGCCGACCCGCGCCCGGCGCCGGACTGGATCGGCTTCGACGGCGGGCTGGTCGAGATCGGCCACCGCGGCGACGCCTTTGCCTTTGACTGCGAAGGGCCGCGCCACAAGGTCTACCTGGCGCCGTTCACGCTGTGCTCGCACCCGGTAACCAACCGCCAATGGTTCGAGTTCATCGAGGACGGCGGCTACCAGAGCACCGGGCTGTGGCTGTCCGACGGCTGGCGCTGGGTGGGCGAGCAAGGCATCCAGGCGCCGCTCTACTGGGAAGAGCGCGACGGCACCTGGTGGCAGATGACGCTGCGCGGCATGCATCCGGTGGACCCGGACAGCCCGGTGACCCACGTCAGCTTCTACGAGGCCGACGCGTTCGCGCGCTGGGCCGAGCGCCGGCTGCCGACCGAGGCGGAATGGGAGCATGCGGCCAGCCGCCTGCCCGCCACCGGGAATTTTGTCGAAGGGCGCGCGCTGCGGCCGCTGCCGGACCGGCAGAGCACCGCCGGCGTGCTGCGCCAGATGTTCGGCGACGTGTGGGAATGGACCGCCAGTGCCTTCCTGCCCTATCCGGGCTTCCGCCCCAACGCGGGCGCGGTGGGCGAGTACAACGGCAAGTTCATGAGCGGCCAGATGGTGCTGCGCGGCGGGTCGTGCGTCACCCCCGAATCGCATATCCGCGCGACCTACCGCAACTTTTTCTATCCGCACCAGCGCTGGCAGTTCACCGGCGTGCGGCTGGCCGACGACGCCTAG
- a CDS encoding FMN-dependent NADH-azoreductase — MNILQIDSSVLGDNSVSRSLTASVVADLVAANPAATVTVRDLDQDAPAHLSGNLLPVLGGPKDGLNAVQQAELQRTEQWLAEFLAADVLVVGVPQYNFSIPSQLKAWIDRIAQAGRTFKYTENGPVGLAGGKRVIVVSSRGGVRQDANELDLHEKTVDVVFRFLGITDITYVRAHGVAMGPQFREAALASARTEIAALNDASRLAA; from the coding sequence ATGAACATCCTGCAGATCGATTCCAGCGTCCTCGGCGACAACTCCGTTTCGCGCAGCCTGACCGCCAGCGTGGTGGCCGACCTGGTCGCCGCCAACCCCGCCGCCACCGTGACCGTGCGCGACCTGGACCAGGATGCGCCGGCGCACCTGTCCGGCAACCTGCTGCCGGTGCTGGGCGGCCCCAAGGACGGCCTCAACGCCGTGCAGCAAGCCGAGCTGCAGCGCACCGAGCAGTGGCTGGCCGAATTCCTGGCCGCCGACGTGCTGGTGGTGGGCGTGCCGCAGTACAACTTCAGCATCCCCAGCCAGCTCAAGGCCTGGATCGACCGCATCGCGCAGGCCGGCCGCACCTTCAAGTACACCGAGAACGGCCCGGTGGGCCTGGCCGGCGGCAAGCGCGTGATCGTGGTGTCGTCGCGCGGCGGGGTGCGCCAGGACGCCAATGAGCTGGACCTGCACGAAAAGACCGTCGACGTGGTGTTCCGCTTCCTGGGCATCACCGACATCACCTACGTGCGCGCCCACGGCGTGGCGATGGGCCCGCAGTTCCGCGAAGCCGCGCTGGCCAGCGCCCGCACCGAGATCGCGGCGCTGAACGACGCCAGCCGCCTGGCGGCCTGA
- a CDS encoding LysR family transcriptional regulator — protein MQDLNDLSLFAQVVEHGSFSAASRATGVPKSRLSRRIAQLERDLGVQLLRRTTRQVRVTPLGESFYERCRAMLNEAEAAREVIEQAREQPGGTLRVSCPIAIAQILLAPAIGHFMRANPAVRIELETTNRRVDVIGEGFDLALRVREVMEDSSLAVRTFGESELMLVASPSLLDSIGRPRTPQALDGMPGVGQQPHDGKHAWTLRCKTGDSIQIAYDPRLVTDEFALLREAAIAGVGVAMLPRMFCRDALENGELELALPQYDMPVGTLHAVFPSRKGVTPATRRFLDFLGEVLPECAHKAGMQEPRPPSMHRVV, from the coding sequence ATGCAAGACCTCAACGATTTGTCGCTGTTTGCCCAAGTGGTCGAGCACGGCAGTTTTTCCGCGGCCAGCCGTGCCACCGGCGTGCCCAAGTCGCGCCTGAGCCGGCGCATCGCCCAGCTCGAGCGCGACCTGGGCGTGCAGCTGCTGCGCCGGACCACGCGCCAGGTGCGCGTGACCCCGCTGGGCGAATCGTTCTACGAACGCTGCCGCGCCATGCTCAACGAGGCCGAGGCGGCGCGCGAGGTCATCGAGCAGGCCCGCGAGCAGCCCGGCGGCACGCTGCGGGTAAGCTGCCCGATCGCCATCGCCCAGATCCTGCTGGCGCCGGCGATCGGCCATTTCATGCGCGCCAATCCGGCGGTGCGCATCGAGCTGGAAACCACCAACCGGCGCGTCGACGTGATCGGCGAGGGCTTCGACCTGGCGCTGCGCGTGCGCGAGGTGATGGAAGACTCCAGCCTGGCGGTGCGCACCTTCGGCGAAAGCGAGCTGATGCTGGTGGCGAGCCCCTCGCTGCTCGACAGCATCGGCCGGCCGCGCACGCCGCAGGCGCTGGACGGCATGCCGGGCGTGGGCCAGCAGCCGCACGACGGCAAGCACGCCTGGACCTTGCGCTGCAAGACCGGCGATTCGATCCAGATCGCCTACGACCCGCGCCTGGTCACCGACGAATTTGCCCTGCTGCGCGAGGCCGCCATCGCCGGGGTCGGCGTGGCCATGCTGCCGCGCATGTTCTGCCGCGACGCGCTGGAGAACGGCGAGCTGGAGCTGGCGCTGCCGCAGTACGACATGCCGGTCGGCACGCTGCACGCGGTATTTCCGTCGCGCAAGGGCGTGACCCCGGCGACCCGGCGCTTCCTGGACTTCCTGGGCGAGGTGCTGCCCGAATGCGCGCACAAGGCCGGCATGCAGGAGCCGCGGCCGCCGTCGATGCACCGCGTGGTGTAG